One Pseudonocardia abyssalis DNA segment encodes these proteins:
- a CDS encoding alpha/beta hydrolase family protein, producing the protein MARTVVARLAAAGAGVGIGSALGGIGWFYSGVLLDTRRQMVYPERVLAVTATTVTLAESRLTRQPGTWGLRWVGGLAQLGPVAEVVDGTVLRPLVGGDVPVVGTAAVLDTGPWDDPAARGFAYSDVDVDTPLGPAPAWLVPGPASPADGDTTGDTWVIAVHGRGGTRREALRVLPALHALGLSVLVVSYRNDGDAPASPDGRDHLGDAEWEDVQAAVLFARERGAQRIVLYGWSMGGAITGAFLDRSADAPDVVAVVWDAPLVDWMATLRQQARNRRLPPGLTPLAAAITSRRIRIDFGRFDLARRPPAVRPPTLLFHTDDDTSVPVTASRALAAAAPGLGWPLRYVEVAGPEHTAAWNADPAAYEDTVTSFLSDVLARWGP; encoded by the coding sequence GTGGCGAGGACAGTGGTGGCGAGGCTCGCGGCGGCAGGCGCAGGTGTCGGGATCGGCTCCGCTCTCGGCGGGATCGGCTGGTTCTACTCCGGCGTCCTGCTCGACACCCGCCGACAGATGGTCTACCCGGAGCGCGTCCTCGCGGTCACCGCGACGACGGTGACGCTCGCGGAGTCGCGGCTGACGCGCCAGCCCGGGACGTGGGGGCTGCGGTGGGTCGGCGGGCTGGCGCAGCTGGGGCCGGTCGCCGAGGTCGTCGACGGCACCGTGCTCCGTCCGCTGGTCGGCGGTGACGTGCCCGTCGTCGGCACCGCGGCCGTCCTCGACACCGGCCCGTGGGACGACCCGGCGGCCCGCGGCTTCGCCTACTCCGACGTCGACGTGGACACACCGCTCGGCCCGGCCCCCGCCTGGCTGGTGCCGGGCCCGGCGTCCCCGGCCGACGGCGACACGACCGGCGACACCTGGGTGATCGCCGTGCACGGGCGGGGCGGGACCCGCCGCGAGGCCCTGCGGGTGCTCCCGGCGCTGCACGCGCTCGGCCTGTCGGTGCTCGTCGTGAGCTACCGCAACGACGGTGACGCCCCGGCCAGCCCGGACGGGCGCGACCACCTCGGTGACGCCGAGTGGGAGGACGTCCAGGCCGCGGTGCTGTTCGCCCGGGAGCGCGGGGCGCAGCGGATCGTGTTGTACGGCTGGTCGATGGGCGGCGCGATCACGGGCGCGTTCCTGGACCGGTCCGCGGACGCACCCGACGTCGTCGCGGTCGTCTGGGACGCCCCGCTCGTCGACTGGATGGCCACCCTGCGCCAGCAGGCCCGCAACCGGCGGCTGCCCCCGGGGCTGACCCCGCTCGCCGCCGCGATCACCAGCCGGCGCATCCGGATCGACTTCGGCCGCTTCGACCTCGCCCGCCGTCCGCCGGCCGTCCGCCCGCCGACTCTGCTCTTCCACACCGACGACGACACGTCCGTCCCCGTCACCGCGAGCCGCGCGCTCGCCGCCGCGGCGCCCGGGCTGGGGTGGCCGCTGCGCTACGTGGAGGTCGCCGGACCGGAGCACACGGCGGCCTGGAACGCCGACCCGGCCGCCTACGAGGACACCGTGACGTCCTTCCTCTCCGACGTGCTGGCACGATGGGGTCCGTGA